The Terriglobia bacterium genome segment CCTCCGATTGCTGCAATGCTTCGGAACGCGATGACTCCCGCGAGGGCGATCACCATCAGCCCAGCCATACCGAACAAGACAACTTTTTTCATACTACTTGATGATCCGGAACTCTCGCGACCAGCGTGTCTTGGTAAAGAAGTTTGTAAACAGATCCATGACCTGCTGAACACGATCCTCCACGTCGGTTCGACGGTATTCGTCCGAATCCGTCTCATACGACCAGTAGATGATCAGCCCTTTTCCGACAATCAATTCACGCGGAACAAATCCCCAGTAGCGGCTGTCGGCGCTGTTATCGCGGTTGTCGCCCATGGCGAAGTAATGGTTCGGAGGAACCACGATCTCGCCATCTTTTTCGAAGTCCTCATACCAGTAAGGATCTTCATCGGCGCTGCGGTAGAGCCGTCCGGCCTGTGGCTTAGGCGGAAAGAAATCGCGGAAAGGATCGGCATAGGATCCCGGCGGGGCTTTGTGGATCTTGTAGGTCTCGTTAAGTGGTCGGTCGTTGATATAGACCTGTTTGTCGATGATCTTGATGTGGTCGCCCGGCAGGCCGATCGCCCGCTTCACATAATGTTTGGTCAGATCCTTCGGATACCGGAAAACGATAACGTCGCCCCGGTTAATGTTCTTCAAAGGGAGAATCCGATCGAGAATCGATCCCCGGGTGCCGAAGACGAATTTATTGACGAGCAAATGGTCGCCGACGAGAAGATTGTCTTCCATCGAAGGCGTTGGAATCTTGAACGCCTGCACGATGAACGTCGTACCGAAGAGCGCGAGAATAACGGTGATTACCAGCGACTCGAAATATTCGCGCGCCGTCGATTTTTTGAAGACCGCTTCAGCCATTTACATTGCTTCCTTTTGCCGTCCCCAGACACGCTCCAACGCCTGCCTCGCGGCGG includes the following:
- the lepB gene encoding signal peptidase I, producing the protein MAEAVFKKSTAREYFESLVITVILALFGTTFIVQAFKIPTPSMEDNLLVGDHLLVNKFVFGTRGSILDRILPLKNINRGDVIVFRYPKDLTKHYVKRAIGLPGDHIKIIDKQVYINDRPLNETYKIHKAPPGSYADPFRDFFPPKPQAGRLYRSADEDPYWYEDFEKDGEIVVPPNHYFAMGDNRDNSADSRYWGFVPRELIVGKGLIIYWSYETDSDEYRRTDVEDRVQQVMDLFTNFFTKTRWSREFRIIK